The Streptomyces nitrosporeus genome includes a window with the following:
- a CDS encoding serine hydrolase domain-containing protein: MSAHLDAKALSRLTAEIERDIDAGSYDGVHLILARHGEIALNAVIGQAERATSRPLEHDAVFRILSLTKAFTNTLALMAIGEGRLALSTRVVDVIPEFLGTDRFRAVRKDRINLGHLLTHRSGMPATPDPGLGPDRFGVLADVIEALCSVDAVNEPGTDLNYSPSVNHALMGEMVRRVYGYDSFRQLAHDRLFAPLGMDSTRFGLPRKWAGRAVPLKVYVPEDGWLSPDDIECLNTCISEDAELPWVGAVSTAQDVFAFAEMLRRGGEHSGEQLIAPAVLDHATRLQTGDMVNDLYAGIAQTRGWETPPGNFGLGFSLSGTGTHPSFFGPFTSPRTYGNYGAGSSLFWVDPERDMTLVFLSAGVMDEGDNVARFQKISTMAVAAAL; the protein is encoded by the coding sequence ATGTCCGCGCACCTCGACGCGAAGGCGCTCAGCCGGCTCACAGCCGAGATCGAGCGCGACATCGACGCCGGCTCCTACGACGGCGTCCACCTCATCCTGGCCCGCCACGGCGAGATCGCCCTGAACGCGGTGATCGGCCAGGCCGAGCGCGCCACTTCCCGCCCCCTGGAGCATGACGCCGTCTTCCGGATCCTGTCGCTGACCAAGGCGTTCACCAACACACTCGCCCTGATGGCGATCGGTGAGGGGAGACTGGCGCTGTCCACCCGGGTCGTCGACGTGATCCCCGAGTTCCTCGGCACCGACCGCTTCCGGGCCGTCCGCAAGGACCGCATCAACCTGGGTCACCTGCTCACCCACCGCTCCGGCATGCCCGCCACCCCCGACCCGGGCCTCGGCCCGGACCGGTTCGGCGTGCTCGCGGACGTGATCGAGGCGCTCTGCTCGGTCGACGCGGTCAACGAGCCCGGCACCGACCTCAACTACAGCCCTTCGGTCAACCACGCACTGATGGGCGAGATGGTCCGCCGGGTGTACGGCTACGACTCCTTCCGGCAGCTCGCCCACGACCGGCTGTTCGCACCGCTCGGCATGGACTCCACCCGTTTCGGTCTCCCCCGGAAGTGGGCCGGACGCGCCGTGCCGCTCAAGGTGTACGTCCCCGAGGACGGCTGGCTGTCCCCGGACGACATCGAGTGCCTCAACACCTGCATCTCCGAGGACGCCGAACTCCCCTGGGTGGGCGCGGTATCCACCGCCCAGGACGTGTTCGCCTTCGCCGAGATGCTGCGCCGCGGCGGTGAGCACAGCGGCGAGCAGCTCATCGCACCCGCCGTTCTGGACCATGCGACCCGGCTGCAGACCGGCGACATGGTCAACGACCTCTACGCCGGTATCGCGCAGACGCGCGGCTGGGAGACCCCGCCCGGCAACTTCGGCCTCGGCTTCTCGCTCAGCGGGACCGGCACCCACCCCTCGTTCTTCGGCCCGTTCACCAGCCCGCGCACCTACGGCAACTACGGCGCCGGTTCCTCCCTGTTCTGGGTCGACCCGGAGCGCGACATGACGCTCGTCTTCCTGTCGGCGGGCGTGATGGACGAGGGCGACAACGTGGCCCGCTTCCAGAAGATCTCCACCATGGCCGTCGCCGCGGCGCTCTGA
- a CDS encoding SDR family NAD(P)-dependent oxidoreductase: MKFQDQTVFVTGAASGMGLATARAFAREGAVVYGADISAEALDREFAAVPGARSVPLDIADSTAVRAAFARVEEERGTLDALVNAAGVNAPSQDALERLNEQNRLGFEAMKEGRRHHPEFLEDISDEEFDRTLRINLHGTFYTMRSAAPLLKKAGGGTITNFSSAAALQAVTMPAYYPASKAAVLGLTREAAAELAPFGIRVNALAPGAVDTPLFRQSDEEFIGFLLSLQPIQRAATPEEVAETVLFLSSEAGSYYTGQTLSPSGGLVML, encoded by the coding sequence ATGAAGTTTCAGGACCAGACCGTCTTCGTCACCGGAGCCGCCTCCGGGATGGGCCTTGCCACCGCCCGCGCATTTGCCCGGGAAGGCGCCGTCGTCTACGGGGCGGACATCTCCGCCGAGGCGCTGGACAGGGAGTTCGCCGCCGTACCCGGCGCCCGCTCCGTCCCGCTGGACATCGCGGACAGCACCGCTGTACGTGCCGCGTTCGCCAGGGTCGAGGAGGAGCGCGGCACCCTGGACGCGCTGGTCAACGCGGCGGGCGTGAACGCGCCCAGTCAGGACGCCCTGGAACGGCTCAACGAGCAGAACCGGCTCGGCTTCGAGGCGATGAAGGAAGGACGGCGCCACCACCCGGAGTTCCTCGAGGACATCAGCGACGAGGAGTTCGACCGTACGCTGCGGATCAACCTCCACGGCACCTTCTACACGATGCGCAGTGCCGCTCCGCTGCTGAAGAAGGCCGGCGGCGGCACGATCACCAACTTCTCCAGCGCCGCCGCGCTGCAGGCCGTCACCATGCCCGCGTACTACCCGGCCTCCAAGGCCGCCGTGCTGGGCCTGACCCGCGAGGCCGCTGCTGAGCTCGCCCCGTTCGGTATCCGGGTCAACGCCCTCGCGCCGGGCGCGGTGGACACCCCGCTGTTCCGGCAGAGCGACGAGGAGTTCATCGGCTTCCTGCTGAGCCTGCAGCCCATCCAGCGGGCCGCCACGCCGGAGGAGGTCGCCGAGACGGTGCTCTTCCTGTCGTCCGAGGCCGGCTCCTACTACACGGGGCAGACGCTCTCGCCGTCCGGCGGCCTCGTCATGCTGTGA
- a CDS encoding alkyl sulfatase C-terminal domain-containing protein: MLAEGRRAFEEGDYRWATQILHALVFADPGHTEAKNIQADAYEQMGYQAEGPQWRGIFLTAARELREGVVPAAFSTAGPDTVLAMPIDILFDFAAVHLIGDKAAKADLRIDFQFTDHGDETWAMWIRRGVLNARPGASLDPLLTVAGPKAALVSTLLKPAGATELARAGKISLDGDKTVLQTLAGLLDDFDPDFPLVTP, encoded by the coding sequence ATCCTCGCCGAGGGCCGCCGTGCCTTCGAGGAGGGCGACTACCGGTGGGCCACGCAGATCCTGCACGCCCTCGTCTTCGCCGACCCCGGCCACACCGAGGCGAAGAACATCCAGGCCGACGCGTACGAGCAGATGGGCTACCAGGCCGAGGGGCCGCAGTGGCGCGGCATCTTCCTCACCGCGGCCAGGGAGCTGCGCGAGGGCGTGGTCCCGGCCGCCTTCTCCACCGCCGGCCCCGACACCGTCCTCGCGATGCCGATCGACATCCTCTTCGACTTCGCAGCCGTCCACCTCATCGGGGACAAGGCCGCCAAGGCCGACTTGCGCATCGACTTCCAGTTCACCGACCACGGCGACGAGACCTGGGCCATGTGGATCCGCCGCGGCGTCCTCAACGCCCGCCCCGGCGCCTCCCTCGACCCCCTCCTCACCGTCGCCGGGCCCAAGGCCGCCCTGGTCAGCACCCTCCTCAAGCCTGCGGGCGCGACCGAGCTCGCCCGGGCCGGGAAGATCAGCCTCGACGGGGACAAGACCGTCCTGCAGACCCTCGCCGGCCTCCTCGACGACTTCGATCCCGACTTCCCCCTCGTCACCCCCTGA
- the ppk2 gene encoding polyphosphate kinase 2, with protein MSRQLLDGLTVDTSRPEQPVLLDEDGRAIKTWRENYPYDRKVRRREYDRVKRTLQIELLKLQRWCKDTGARVVVVCEGRDAAGKGGTIQRFTERLNPRGARIVALDKPTDRERGQWYFQRYVAHLPGPGELVFFDRSWYNRAGVERVMGFCTPPEYELFLEQCPVFEKMLVDEGIILVKFWFSVSRAEQRTRFAIRQVDPVRQWKLSPTDIDSLDRWDDYTTAKVDMFRATDTGHAPWTVVKSNDKRRARLEAMRSLLARIDYAAKDPDIVGRPDPLIVGAAATLLEQGEEDTALSPTRLAPNPDGPGDHP; from the coding sequence ATGAGCAGACAGCTGCTGGACGGGCTGACCGTCGACACCAGCAGGCCGGAGCAGCCGGTACTGCTCGACGAAGACGGCCGGGCCATCAAGACCTGGCGGGAGAACTACCCGTACGACCGGAAAGTGCGGCGCAGGGAGTACGACCGCGTCAAGCGCACCCTGCAGATCGAGTTGCTGAAACTCCAGCGGTGGTGCAAGGACACCGGTGCGCGGGTGGTGGTGGTCTGCGAAGGACGCGACGCGGCAGGCAAGGGCGGCACGATCCAGCGCTTCACCGAGCGCCTCAACCCGCGCGGCGCCCGTATCGTCGCCCTCGACAAACCCACCGACCGCGAGCGCGGCCAGTGGTACTTCCAGCGCTATGTGGCGCATCTGCCGGGCCCGGGCGAACTCGTCTTCTTCGACCGCTCCTGGTACAACCGGGCCGGCGTCGAACGGGTCATGGGGTTCTGCACGCCCCCGGAGTACGAACTCTTCCTCGAACAGTGCCCGGTCTTCGAGAAGATGCTCGTCGACGAGGGCATCATCCTGGTGAAGTTCTGGTTCTCCGTCTCCCGGGCCGAGCAGCGCACACGGTTCGCCATCCGCCAGGTCGACCCGGTGCGGCAGTGGAAGCTCTCGCCCACGGACATCGACTCCCTCGACCGCTGGGACGACTACACCACCGCGAAGGTCGACATGTTCCGCGCCACCGACACCGGCCACGCGCCGTGGACCGTGGTGAAGAGCAACGACAAGCGCCGGGCCCGTCTCGAAGCGATGCGCAGCCTGCTGGCCCGCATCGACTACGCAGCGAAGGACCCCGATATCGTCGGCCGCCCCGACCCGCTCATCGTGGGGGCCGCGGCCACGCTGCTGGAGCAGGGCGAGGAGGACACCGCGCTCTCACCCACCCGGCTCGCCCCCAACCCCGACGGCCCGGGCGACCACCCCTGA
- a CDS encoding alpha/beta fold hydrolase codes for MSEWHLSETFRSTSGEVRWGSLGEPGRDPVVLLHGTPFSSYVWRAVARALARRHQVFVWDMPGYGASEMSLGQDVSLAAQSRVFTELLEHWGLAEPLVAAHDFGGAVSLRAHLLHGARYRALALVDPVALAPWGSPFFRLVGEHSQVFEQLPPALHHALVREYVSSASSPGLHPAVLDRLVRPWLGDLGQAAFYRQIAQADQRHTDEVQDRYGEITVPTLVCWGQDDTWIPPARGRELAARIPGAGLEPIAGAGHLVQEDAPAELTAALLTFLRDPRADRDPRAGRGPAAR; via the coding sequence GTGAGTGAATGGCACCTGTCCGAGACGTTCCGCAGCACATCGGGCGAGGTCCGCTGGGGCAGCCTCGGGGAGCCCGGCCGGGACCCGGTCGTGCTCCTGCACGGCACCCCCTTCTCCTCGTACGTCTGGCGCGCCGTCGCCCGCGCGCTCGCCCGCCGCCACCAGGTGTTCGTGTGGGACATGCCCGGCTACGGGGCGTCGGAGATGTCCCTCGGCCAGGACGTCTCCCTGGCCGCCCAGAGCAGGGTCTTCACCGAGCTCCTGGAGCACTGGGGGCTGGCCGAACCCCTGGTGGCCGCCCACGACTTCGGCGGCGCCGTCTCCCTGCGCGCCCATCTGCTGCACGGTGCCCGCTACCGCGCGCTCGCCCTGGTGGACCCGGTCGCCCTGGCACCGTGGGGGTCGCCGTTCTTCCGGCTGGTCGGCGAGCACTCCCAGGTCTTCGAGCAGCTGCCGCCCGCGCTGCACCACGCCCTGGTACGGGAGTACGTGAGTTCCGCCAGCAGTCCCGGTCTGCATCCGGCGGTCCTGGACCGGCTCGTCCGGCCCTGGCTCGGCGACCTCGGCCAGGCGGCCTTCTACCGGCAGATCGCCCAGGCCGACCAGCGCCACACCGACGAGGTACAGGACCGGTACGGCGAGATCACCGTCCCGACGCTGGTGTGCTGGGGCCAGGACGACACCTGGATCCCCCCGGCCAGGGGGCGGGAACTCGCCGCCCGCATCCCGGGCGCCGGGCTCGAACCGATCGCCGGCGCCGGCCACCTCGTCCAGGAGGACGCGCCCGCCGAGCTCACCGCCGCTCTCCTCACCTTCCTCCGGGATCCGCGAGCGGACCGGGATCCGCGAGCGGGCCGGGGCCCGGCAGCACGGTGA
- a CDS encoding sulfate adenylyltransferase subunit 1 → MTIDTLRFATAGSVDDGKSTLVGRLLHDSKSVLTDQLEAVEHASRNRGQEAPDLALLTDGLRAEREQGITIDVAYRYFATPRRRFILADTPGHVQYTRNMVTGASTAELAVVLVDARNGVVEQTRRHAAVAALLRVPHVVLAVNKMDLVDYAEPVFAKTAEEFTAYAASLGVPEITAIPISALAGDNVVEPSARMDWYGGPTVLEHLETVPVARELTTSQGRFPVQYVIRPQTAEHPDYRGYAGQIASGAFRVGERVTVLPSGRTSTVKAIDVLGRSVDAAWAPQSVTVRLHDGVDISRGDLIAPSTSAPALSRDVTALVCHVADQPLTVGQRVLLKHTTRTVKAIVKDIPSRLTLDDLSQHPAPGQLVANDIGRVVIRTAEPLALDAYAASRRTGSFLLIDPADGTTLAAGMADGVR, encoded by the coding sequence ATGACCATCGACACCTTGCGTTTCGCGACCGCCGGTTCCGTGGACGACGGGAAGTCCACCCTGGTGGGGCGCCTGCTCCACGACTCCAAGTCGGTCCTGACCGACCAGCTGGAAGCCGTCGAGCACGCCTCCCGCAACCGCGGCCAGGAAGCCCCCGACCTCGCCCTGCTCACCGACGGACTGCGCGCGGAACGCGAACAGGGCATCACCATCGACGTGGCCTACCGCTACTTCGCCACCCCCCGCCGCCGGTTCATCCTCGCCGACACCCCCGGCCACGTGCAGTACACCCGCAACATGGTCACCGGCGCCTCCACCGCCGAACTCGCCGTCGTCCTCGTCGACGCCCGCAACGGCGTCGTCGAACAGACCCGCCGCCACGCCGCCGTCGCCGCACTCCTGCGCGTCCCGCACGTCGTCCTGGCCGTCAACAAGATGGACCTCGTCGACTACGCCGAACCCGTCTTCGCGAAGACCGCCGAGGAGTTCACCGCATACGCCGCCTCCCTGGGCGTACCCGAGATCACCGCCATCCCGATCTCCGCACTCGCCGGCGACAACGTCGTCGAACCCTCCGCCCGCATGGACTGGTACGGCGGCCCGACCGTCCTGGAACACCTGGAGACGGTGCCGGTCGCGCGGGAGCTCACCACGTCCCAGGGCCGCTTCCCGGTCCAGTACGTGATCCGCCCGCAGACCGCCGAGCACCCCGACTACCGGGGATACGCCGGACAGATCGCCTCCGGGGCGTTCCGGGTCGGCGAGCGGGTCACCGTCCTGCCGTCGGGCCGCACCAGTACCGTCAAGGCCATCGACGTGCTCGGCCGGTCCGTGGACGCCGCCTGGGCGCCGCAGTCGGTGACCGTGCGGCTCCACGACGGGGTCGACATCTCGCGCGGGGACCTGATCGCCCCCAGTACGTCGGCGCCCGCCCTGTCGCGCGACGTCACCGCTCTTGTCTGCCATGTCGCCGACCAGCCGCTCACCGTCGGCCAGCGGGTGCTGCTCAAGCACACCACCCGCACCGTCAAGGCGATCGTCAAGGACATCCCCTCGCGGCTCACCCTGGACGACCTCTCCCAGCACCCCGCCCCCGGACAGCTGGTCGCCAACGACATCGGCCGGGTCGTGATACGCACCGCCGAACCCCTCGCCCTCGACGCCTACGCCGCCTCCCGGCGCACCGGCTCGTTCCTCCTGATCGACCCCGCCGACGGCACCACACTCGCGGCCGGCATGGCCGATGGCGTCCGGTGA
- the cysD gene encoding sulfate adenylyltransferase subunit CysD has product MSAVVTVPEGTDHPYALSHLDSLESEAVHIFREVAGEFERPVILFSGGKDSILMLHLALKAFAPAPVPFSLLHVDTGHNFPEVLEYRDRTVAEHGLRLHVASVQEYIDAGKLRERPDGTRNPLQTVPLTEAIQHHRFDAVFGGGRRDEEKARAKERVFSLRDEFSQWDPRRQRPELWQLYNGRHAPGEHVRVFPLSNWTELDVWQYIAREGVELPGIYFAHEREVFARNGMWLTAGDWGGPRDHERTEVRQVRYRTVGDMSCTGAVDSDATTLDAVITEIAASRLTERGATRADDKMSEAAMEDRKREGYF; this is encoded by the coding sequence GTGAGTGCCGTCGTCACCGTGCCGGAGGGCACCGATCACCCGTACGCGCTCAGTCATCTGGACTCGCTGGAGTCGGAGGCGGTGCACATCTTCCGTGAGGTGGCGGGGGAGTTCGAGCGGCCGGTGATCCTGTTCTCCGGCGGCAAGGACTCGATCCTGATGCTGCATCTGGCGCTGAAGGCGTTCGCTCCGGCGCCGGTGCCCTTCTCGCTGCTCCATGTGGACACCGGGCACAACTTCCCCGAGGTCCTGGAGTACCGCGACCGTACCGTGGCGGAGCACGGGCTGCGGCTGCACGTGGCCTCGGTCCAGGAGTACATCGACGCGGGGAAGCTGCGGGAGCGTCCCGACGGGACGCGCAACCCCTTGCAGACCGTGCCGCTGACCGAGGCGATCCAGCACCACCGCTTCGACGCGGTCTTCGGCGGCGGGCGGCGTGACGAGGAGAAGGCCCGCGCGAAGGAGCGTGTCTTCTCGCTGCGGGACGAGTTCTCCCAGTGGGACCCCCGCCGTCAGCGCCCCGAGCTGTGGCAGCTCTACAACGGCCGCCACGCCCCCGGGGAGCATGTGCGGGTCTTCCCCCTCTCCAACTGGACCGAGCTGGACGTGTGGCAGTACATCGCCCGGGAGGGCGTCGAGCTGCCCGGCATCTACTTCGCCCACGAGCGCGAGGTCTTCGCCCGCAACGGGATGTGGCTGACCGCCGGCGACTGGGGCGGCCCCCGGGACCACGAGAGGACCGAGGTCCGCCAGGTCCGCTACCGCACCGTCGGCGACATGTCCTGCACCGGCGCCGTCGACTCCGACGCCACCACCCTGGACGCCGTCATCACCGAGATCGCCGCCTCCCGGCTCACCGAACGCGGCGCCACCCGCGCCGACGACAAGATGTCCGAAGCCGCGATGGAAGACCGCAAGCGCGAAGGGTACTTCTAG
- the cysC gene encoding adenylyl-sulfate kinase: protein MEQQAICTCRPGATVWLTGLPSAGKTTLALELAGRLRDDGRRVEVLDGDEIRSFLSAGLGFSREERHTNVQRIGLVAEVLARNGITTLVPVIAPYADSRGAVRERHRASDTPYLEVHVATPVEVCSVRDVKGLYARQAAGEISGLTGVDDPYEAPESPDLRIESHRQTVQESAAALHALLTERGLA, encoded by the coding sequence ATGGAACAGCAAGCGATATGCACCTGCCGGCCGGGGGCCACGGTATGGCTCACCGGCCTGCCGAGCGCGGGCAAGACGACCCTCGCCCTCGAACTCGCCGGACGGTTGCGCGACGACGGCCGCCGCGTGGAGGTCCTGGACGGCGACGAGATCCGCTCGTTCCTCTCGGCCGGTCTCGGCTTCAGCCGCGAGGAGCGGCACACCAACGTGCAGCGCATCGGCCTGGTGGCGGAGGTGCTGGCCCGCAACGGCATCACCACCCTCGTGCCGGTGATCGCCCCGTACGCCGACAGCCGCGGGGCGGTCCGCGAGCGGCACCGGGCCAGCGACACGCCCTATCTGGAGGTGCATGTCGCGACTCCGGTCGAGGTGTGCTCGGTCCGTGACGTGAAGGGGCTGTACGCCAGGCAGGCGGCGGGCGAGATCAGCGGGCTGACCGGGGTCGACGACCCCTACGAGGCCCCCGAGTCGCCGGACCTGCGCATCGAGTCGCACCGGCAGACCGTGCAGGAGTCCGCCGCGGCGCTGCACGCGCTGCTCACCGAGAGGGGTCTGGCGTGA
- a CDS encoding MFS transporter, whose protein sequence is MTTEQTKGKRSRTLAGFATTVLLTSFVAATYGFGFYLFAQLVTDMRRDLGFDYTVVGTITAAGQLGFLLFALLGTWLSTRVGGGQVVIGSVALCGLCLVLVPVTDSIVVIAVLLTVMGGTAASVYVPLVEIVGRVIDYRHRGKVLGLVSSGTSYGVFVNSLLVPGFVRDDNWRGLWYSVGAGTLMVTAVAFFTFHRLGLFRREEDVAAGPAAGTPDDAVPAGGGHAPAPGGGDDSARAGWRMVLVRWVVIVWTMKFLNGFACMPFQNYLSPYLREGLGFDIDFAAQVWGTIGVIGMFAGFAVGWLSDRIGVRASLVMCYTLFFLSAVLLVLAPVGFLPMVSGVLFALAFYPIYGLVPAYVSKSASGAAATVIFGVTNVTQGIGGIVGNYTAGFLKDITGDFMWYYVVVAVVAVVLGFLTLQLPREGSPESSVGAKATAPGSPRNSVPSAG, encoded by the coding sequence GTGACTACCGAGCAGACCAAAGGAAAGCGGTCCCGCACGCTTGCCGGATTCGCCACCACCGTGCTGCTGACCAGTTTTGTGGCGGCGACCTACGGATTCGGTTTCTACCTCTTCGCGCAACTCGTCACCGACATGCGCAGAGACCTCGGCTTCGACTACACGGTGGTCGGGACCATCACCGCGGCGGGACAGCTCGGCTTCCTGCTGTTCGCCCTGCTCGGCACCTGGCTGTCGACCCGCGTGGGCGGCGGGCAGGTCGTGATCGGGTCCGTCGCGCTGTGCGGCCTGTGCCTGGTGCTGGTGCCGGTGACCGACAGCATCGTCGTGATCGCGGTCCTGCTGACGGTCATGGGCGGTACGGCGGCCTCCGTGTACGTACCGCTGGTCGAGATCGTGGGCCGGGTCATCGACTACCGGCACCGGGGCAAGGTGCTGGGGCTCGTGTCCAGCGGCACCAGTTACGGGGTCTTCGTCAACAGCCTCCTGGTCCCGGGCTTCGTCCGGGACGACAACTGGCGGGGCCTGTGGTACTCGGTCGGGGCCGGCACCCTGATGGTGACCGCGGTGGCCTTCTTCACCTTCCACCGGCTCGGGCTCTTCCGCCGCGAGGAGGACGTGGCCGCCGGTCCGGCCGCCGGCACACCGGACGACGCCGTTCCGGCCGGCGGCGGCCACGCTCCGGCGCCCGGCGGCGGGGACGACAGCGCCCGCGCCGGCTGGCGCATGGTGCTGGTGCGCTGGGTGGTCATCGTCTGGACGATGAAATTCCTCAACGGCTTCGCCTGCATGCCGTTCCAGAACTACCTCTCACCGTATCTGCGGGAAGGCCTGGGGTTCGACATCGATTTCGCAGCCCAGGTCTGGGGAACCATCGGCGTCATCGGGATGTTCGCCGGTTTCGCCGTCGGATGGCTCTCCGACCGGATCGGCGTACGCGCCTCGCTGGTGATGTGTTACACGCTCTTCTTCCTTTCTGCGGTCCTGCTCGTCCTCGCCCCGGTCGGTTTTCTCCCGATGGTCTCCGGCGTCCTCTTCGCCCTCGCGTTCTACCCGATCTACGGACTGGTCCCCGCCTATGTGTCGAAGTCGGCATCGGGGGCGGCGGCCACCGTCATCTTCGGCGTCACCAATGTGACGCAAGGAATAGGGGGAATCGTCGGGAACTACACGGCAGGATTCCTCAAGGACATCACCGGCGATTTCATGTGGTATTACGTCGTGGTCGCGGTGGTCGCGGTGGTTCTCGGGTTCCTCACCCTCCAGCTGCCCCGCGAGGGATCGCCGGAGAGTTCCGTGGGCGCGAAGGCCACGGCCCCGGGCTCCCCCAGGAACTCCGTCCCGTCCGCGGGCTGA
- a CDS encoding class I SAM-dependent methyltransferase, with amino-acid sequence MSTPAARVSRTAPLAQDPHRTPDARPQDVPDRADAAPDDFEAQYIPTLVDLWDQLIDWDRRRASEQDFFVELLNGAEARRVLDVAAGTGYHSVTLAQQGFDVTAADGSAQMIERTRRNAERHGQSFTVLQADWRSLRRHIDGRYDAIVCLGSSFPHLFQEADRRAVLSEFYEALNPGGILIVDHRNFDAIRRHRYRSTGNYYYCGTGATVTVAHVDEELCRFRYDFQDGGTHHLEVYPVLAAELSSLLIDSGFDTIQTFGDFQEDFDINEVDFVIHVARKP; translated from the coding sequence ATGTCCACACCCGCAGCCCGGGTCAGCCGCACCGCCCCCCTCGCACAGGACCCGCACCGCACCCCGGACGCGCGCCCCCAGGACGTGCCGGACCGGGCGGACGCGGCCCCGGACGACTTCGAGGCCCAGTACATACCCACCCTCGTGGACCTCTGGGACCAGCTGATCGACTGGGACCGGCGCCGGGCGAGCGAGCAGGACTTCTTCGTGGAGCTCCTGAACGGCGCCGAGGCCCGCCGGGTGCTGGACGTGGCCGCGGGCACCGGCTACCACTCGGTCACCCTCGCGCAGCAGGGTTTCGACGTCACCGCCGCCGACGGCAGCGCCCAGATGATCGAACGCACCCGGCGCAACGCCGAACGGCACGGGCAGTCCTTCACGGTCCTGCAGGCCGACTGGCGCAGCCTGCGCCGGCACATCGACGGGCGCTACGACGCGATCGTCTGCCTGGGCAGTTCCTTCCCGCACCTGTTCCAGGAGGCCGACCGCCGGGCGGTTCTCTCGGAGTTCTACGAGGCGTTGAACCCCGGCGGGATCCTCATCGTCGACCACCGGAACTTCGACGCGATCCGCCGGCACCGCTACCGGAGCACCGGGAACTACTACTACTGCGGAACCGGGGCGACCGTGACCGTGGCGCACGTGGACGAGGAGCTGTGCCGCTTCCGATACGACTTCCAGGACGGCGGGACGCACCATCTGGAGGTCTATCCCGTTCTCGCGGCGGAACTCTCTTCACTGCTCATCGATTCGGGGTTCGACACCATCCAGACCTTCGGCGACTTCCAGGAGGACTTCGACATCAACGAGGTCGATTTCGTCATCCACGTGGCCCGGAAGCCGTGA
- a CDS encoding SDR family NAD(P)-dependent oxidoreductase, with translation MSVDTVIVTGGASGVGRALVGRLLDADMTVITCDIDEPGLKSLADEHRGRPLDTHVTDVASHEECDAFMDRVLAAHPGVNGLVNNAGLYLGRPVQDYDDATIERVIAVNIKGPVWLSRRFAAHLLPAERRGAIVNLASVAGEVGSSDALYGTVKAGVIGLTKSNAMNFAPYIRVNVVSPGLIVNTAIADRIPDYRYAEYKRQEQLDGDILPEYVADVCAYLLSDRSRILTGALLRADNGSYPR, from the coding sequence ATGAGCGTCGACACCGTCATCGTCACCGGCGGGGCCAGCGGCGTCGGCCGGGCCCTGGTGGGCAGGCTGCTGGACGCGGACATGACCGTCATCACCTGCGACATCGACGAGCCGGGCCTGAAGTCGCTGGCCGACGAGCACCGGGGCCGGCCGCTGGACACGCACGTCACCGACGTCGCCTCGCACGAGGAGTGCGACGCCTTCATGGACCGGGTCCTCGCCGCGCACCCCGGAGTGAACGGCCTGGTCAACAACGCCGGCCTCTACCTCGGCCGACCGGTCCAGGACTACGACGACGCCACCATCGAGCGGGTCATCGCCGTGAACATCAAGGGCCCGGTGTGGCTCTCCCGTCGTTTCGCCGCCCACCTGCTGCCCGCCGAGCGGCGCGGCGCGATCGTGAACCTGGCCTCGGTGGCGGGCGAGGTGGGCAGCTCGGACGCGCTCTACGGGACGGTCAAGGCGGGTGTCATCGGCCTCACCAAGTCCAACGCCATGAACTTCGCCCCCTACATCCGGGTCAACGTCGTGTCGCCCGGTCTCATCGTCAACACCGCCATCGCCGACCGGATACCGGACTACCGCTACGCCGAGTACAAGCGCCAGGAGCAGCTCGACGGCGACATCCTGCCCGAGTACGTGGCCGATGTGTGCGCCTACCTGCTCAGCGACCGGTCCCGGATCCTGACCGGCGCGCTGCTGCGCGCGGACAACGGCTCCTACCCGCGCTGA